The stretch of DNA AATTTGCTTTACGGCGTTCCAAAACATTTGCAGGAATTAGAAAGCGGTTTTGAATTGTTTCTCCAGGACCGATCGCTTCAGGAATTAAATCCAATCGAGCATACTGTATTAAGAATAGGTGCCTATGAGCTCGTGTTTTGTCTGGAAATACCCTACAAAGTTGTTCTGGATGAAGCGGTCAGTCTGGCCCGTGAGTTTGGCTCGCAGGATGGCCATCGTTATGTGAATGGCGTTCTCAATAATCTCTCAAGAAAAGTTCGTTCACTGGAAGTTAGTCTTGAGCCTAAATGAGTTCTCCCTTATCGATACCTTTTTCAAATCAGGAGCAATCGAGCGCACTGATGTGGTTTTTGGAATCGGTGATGATGCAGCCTGCCTGGAGATTCCTTCAGACCGGCATTTATTAGTAAGCACTGATACACTGGTTGCTGAAGTGCATTTTCTAAGTGCCTGGGATCCTTATGATATCGCCTGGAAGGCGGTCATGGTGAATGTCAGTGATATGGCGGCAATGGCTGCCGCACCTTGCTGGATGAGTTTAGCGCTTACCATGCCGACTGCCTCTGAAAGCTGGCTTAGCCGGTTTTCTCAAGGTTTTCAGGCTGCATTGGCACGTTATAACATCGCTTTAATAGGGGGAGATACAACGAGAGGTCCTCTTAGCCTAAGTTTAACCATTCACGGACTTGTTCCAAGAGGAAAAGCAGTCAGGCGCTGTAACGCAAAGCCTGGCGATACCGTTTGGGTTAGCGGAGAAC from Legionella quinlivanii encodes:
- the thiL gene encoding thiamine-phosphate kinase; amino-acid sequence: MAFSIISQEKFVHWKLVLSLNEFSLIDTFFKSGAIERTDVVFGIGDDAACLEIPSDRHLLVSTDTLVAEVHFLSAWDPYDIAWKAVMVNVSDMAAMAAAPCWMSLALTMPTASESWLSRFSQGFQAALARYNIALIGGDTTRGPLSLSLTIHGLVPRGKAVRRCNAKPGDTVWVSGELGAAALAVAYLQDDTIPAEDKAIMMDKLLHPVPRIDLINYLQLWASACIDISDGLSADLNHICEQSGVGACIVWSKVPVHPLVSKYRQNATEFAFSGGDDYELCFTIPEVYQQTFFEEITRNGITCYPIGVIQEEKGLRSLQETGRVSPLIPKGFAHF
- the nusB gene encoding transcription antitermination factor NusB encodes the protein MEKEAIRGKRRARRLALQALYQWLMSGHDLHEIEAQFRVANNMEKVDADYFCNLLYGVPKHLQELESGFELFLQDRSLQELNPIEHTVLRIGAYELVFCLEIPYKVVLDEAVSLAREFGSQDGHRYVNGVLNNLSRKVRSLEVSLEPK